The following are encoded together in the Armatimonadota bacterium genome:
- a CDS encoding xanthine dehydrogenase family protein molybdopterin-binding subunit, whose product MTTRLFGERVRRNEDPRLLTGQGTYVDDVRLAGVAHAAVLRSPHAHARIRRIDTRRARELPGVLAVLTHADLPPGLGDPLPKLIPHPTLVHHKTQYALAPGVVRHVGEPVAFVVAENRYVAEDAAELIEVDYEELPAVVDLEEAAADRPALVHPDAGTNTAAHYTQRVGDYEAARAQADVVVAQRFVMDRGMAAPMESRGVVAHWDARTRQLTVWDSTQAPIRIRNYLAELFDLGQKDVRVIAPDVGGGFGPKIMMCYPEEILVPLAAMRLGRPVKWIEDRREHFLATNHERTQIHDAEIALTSDGRILGVRTVFLYDAGAYIPYGLIVPIVAECTLPGPYRIPNYHAEFRAVFTNKTMVSPYRGAGRPHGVFVMERLLDLAARRMGIDRAEIRRRNFIRPDEFPYDVGLIYQDGATLVYDSGDYPATLEDALGAVDYERWPQRKAEFRAQGRRVGLGFACYVEGSGIGPYEGCRVTVEPSGKVHVATGVGTQGQGHFTSFAQIVADALGVDVGDVHVTTGDTGAFGWGTGTFASRAAVVAGTAVHLAAQAVREKALTVAATMLEASPEDLELAHGRVAVRGAPGRSVPLGEVARAANPLRGVIPSEWEGPGLEATRYFAPPRGTFANGVHAALVEVDPQTATIRFLRYVVVHDCGVVINPMILDGQIHGGVAQGIGGSFYERLVYDQDGQLLTGSFMDFQIPTAMEVPDIEIVHRQTPTPLNPLGVKGAGEGGVIPVPAVVAQAIEDALDDLDLVVTQMPLHPDALFQLIQQAGKRRNV is encoded by the coding sequence ATGACCACTCGACTGTTCGGTGAGCGTGTACGACGCAACGAGGACCCTAGGCTGCTGACCGGCCAGGGGACGTATGTGGACGACGTCCGCTTGGCGGGGGTGGCCCACGCCGCGGTACTGCGCAGCCCCCACGCCCACGCCCGCATCCGCCGGATCGACACCCGGCGCGCGCGGGAACTGCCCGGTGTGCTGGCCGTGCTGACGCACGCCGACCTGCCACCTGGGCTCGGAGACCCCCTGCCCAAGCTGATCCCGCACCCCACCCTGGTGCACCACAAGACCCAGTACGCGCTCGCCCCCGGGGTGGTCCGCCACGTCGGTGAGCCGGTCGCGTTCGTGGTCGCCGAGAACCGGTACGTGGCCGAGGATGCCGCCGAGCTCATCGAGGTGGACTACGAGGAACTGCCGGCCGTCGTCGACCTGGAGGAGGCGGCGGCCGACAGGCCGGCCCTGGTGCACCCTGACGCCGGGACCAACACCGCGGCCCACTACACCCAGCGGGTTGGCGACTACGAGGCCGCCCGGGCGCAGGCGGACGTCGTGGTCGCCCAGCGGTTCGTCATGGACCGCGGGATGGCCGCGCCCATGGAGTCCCGGGGCGTCGTCGCCCACTGGGACGCCCGGACGCGGCAACTCACCGTCTGGGACAGCACGCAGGCGCCCATCCGCATCCGCAACTACCTGGCCGAGTTGTTCGATCTCGGGCAGAAGGATGTGCGGGTGATCGCGCCCGACGTCGGCGGCGGCTTCGGGCCGAAGATCATGATGTGCTACCCGGAGGAGATCCTCGTGCCGCTGGCCGCGATGCGCCTGGGCCGCCCGGTCAAGTGGATCGAGGACCGCCGCGAACATTTCTTGGCGACCAACCACGAGCGCACGCAAATCCACGACGCAGAGATCGCGCTTACCTCCGACGGGCGTATCCTCGGCGTGCGCACCGTGTTCCTCTACGACGCCGGAGCCTACATCCCGTACGGGCTGATCGTCCCGATCGTGGCCGAGTGCACGCTGCCCGGTCCGTACAGGATCCCCAACTACCACGCGGAGTTCCGTGCGGTGTTCACGAACAAGACGATGGTCAGCCCCTACCGCGGCGCGGGCCGGCCGCACGGCGTGTTCGTTATGGAGCGGCTGCTGGACCTGGCGGCGCGCCGCATGGGCATCGACCGCGCGGAGATCCGCCGCCGCAACTTCATCCGGCCCGACGAGTTCCCCTACGACGTCGGGCTCATCTACCAGGACGGTGCCACGCTCGTCTACGACAGCGGCGACTACCCCGCGACGCTCGAAGACGCGCTTGGGGCCGTCGACTACGAGCGGTGGCCGCAGCGAAAGGCCGAGTTCCGGGCGCAGGGGCGCCGTGTTGGCCTGGGGTTCGCCTGCTACGTCGAAGGGTCGGGCATCGGACCCTACGAGGGTTGCCGCGTCACGGTCGAGCCCTCCGGCAAGGTACACGTGGCCACGGGTGTGGGCACGCAGGGTCAGGGGCACTTCACGTCGTTCGCTCAGATCGTCGCCGACGCGCTGGGTGTGGACGTCGGGGACGTGCACGTGACGACCGGAGACACCGGGGCGTTTGGCTGGGGGACCGGTACGTTCGCCAGCCGCGCCGCGGTGGTGGCCGGGACCGCCGTCCACCTGGCGGCCCAAGCGGTACGCGAGAAGGCGCTTACGGTCGCCGCCACGATGCTCGAGGCGAGCCCCGAGGATCTCGAGTTGGCCCATGGTCGGGTCGCGGTGCGCGGAGCGCCCGGGCGGTCGGTCCCGCTCGGGGAGGTGGCGCGCGCTGCCAACCCCCTGCGCGGCGTAATCCCCTCCGAGTGGGAAGGGCCTGGGTTGGAGGCGACCCGCTACTTCGCCCCGCCGCGCGGGACGTTCGCCAACGGTGTGCACGCGGCGCTCGTCGAGGTGGATCCGCAGACCGCGACGATCCGGTTCCTGCGATACGTCGTCGTCCACGACTGCGGGGTCGTCATCAATCCGATGATCCTCGACGGCCAGATCCACGGCGGCGTGGCGCAAGGCATCGGCGGGTCGTTCTACGAACGTCTCGTGTACGACCAAGACGGCCAGCTGCTGACGGGGTCGTTCATGGACTTCCAGATTCCCACGGCTATGGAGGTGCCCGACATCGAGATCGTGCACCGCCAGACGCCGACGCCCCTCAACCCGCTGGGGGTGAAGGGCGCGGGCGAGGGAGGCGTGATCCCGGTACCGGCCGTTGTCGCCCAGGCGATCGAGGATGCCCTCGACGACCTAGACCTGGTCGTCACGCAGATGCCCCTGCACCCGGACGCGTTGTTCCAGTTGATCCAGCAGGCCGGGAAGAGGAGAAACGTATGA